Proteins encoded in a region of the Plasmodium berghei ANKA genome assembly, chromosome: 1 genome:
- a CDS encoding BIR protein, with the protein MNKECERFKNLSTNFTYQSSNQNYKIENNNDFKKYCSNQNCVNAIEKVNAGCLYLLDAFFKDSNLFKSVAKSNIDIVDYILLWLIYILSLNGNEIKNSLKFFYTTHINNHKYNEEITGVETYYNSYKDLIVKKHDMTNVNMNKNIISILYDAFNILCNMYIEFDVNNIDCKKYLNKANEFVEKYKKLNEYHNNNNDANSYNKILSTLSTDYNNFKNTCKNAKCNDTPSLPWITTKISLQHSAQGFEDTSSILSLANKLIPVLSILFTIAIFCGISYKYSLFGFRKKCKKIKKRTYH; encoded by the exons ATGAATAAGGAA TGTGAAAGGTTCAAGAATTTATCGACGAATTTTACATATCAATCGAGTAATCAAAActataaaattgaaaataataatgatttcAAAAAGTATTGTAGTAATCAAAATTGTGTTAATGCGATCGAAAAAGTTAATGCTGGATGTTTATATTTGCTTGATGCATTCTTTAAGGATTCTAATTTGTTTAAGTCTGTTGCCAAAAGTAACATCGATATTGTTGATTACATTTTGCTATggttaatttatatattaagcctaaatggaaatgaaataaaaaacagtttaaagtttttttatactacacatataaataatcataAGTATAATGAGGAAATAACTGGTGTTGAAACTTATTATAATAGTTATAAGGATCTTATAGTTAAAAAACACGATATGACGAATGtgaatatgaataaaaatattatatctatattatatgatgcatttaatatattatgtaatatgtatattgaATTTGATGTAAACAATATAGATTGcaagaaatatttaaacaaaGCTAATGAATTtgttgaaaaatataaaaaacttaatgaatatcataataataataatgatgccaattcatataataaaatattatctaCTTTATCAActgattataataattttaaaaatacatgtAAAAATGCTAAATGTAACGATACTCCATCTCTTCCATGGATAACAACAAAAATTTCTCTACAACATTCTGCACAAGGATTTGAAGATACATCATCAATTTTGTCGTTagcaaataaattaattccAGTTTTATCGATATTATTTACAATAGCAATTTTTTGCGGGATTTCTTATaag tattcgttatttggatttcgaaaaaaatgtaaaaaaataaagaagagaacttatcattaa